CAGGTAGTGGCGATTTTCTAAAACTGTTTCGTGTGTTTGGTATCGAGTCTTCACCATTTCCAATAACAGGAAAAAGTTCTATCAGTTCGTATTTACCTTTTTTCAATAATAGCCAAACGATTTTTCTGGTGCATAATACATTCATGCCAGAAGAAGATATTGTTTGGGCAAACGATTATGCTTCAGAAAATGGATTAAAAGTGATCTACTGTTTGTGCCCCAATGCTAATTTGTATATTGAAAACAAAGTGCCGCAGGTTTCTTTATTTCAAAAACATAATTGTGAGTTGGTGTTGGGAACAGATAGTTATAGCAGCAACTGGCAGTTAAGTATTGCAAAAGAAATACAAACCTTACTGCAACATACTTCTATATCCATTGAACAAGCTTTGCAAATGGCAACAATCAACGGTGCAAAAGCTTTGCAGTGGGATAATGAATTAGGAAGTTTTAAAAAGGGAAAAAAACCGGGTGTTGTAATACTTGCAGAAGACTTCAGCAGTTCAGAAAGGTTATTGTAACATTACCTCTCTCCTTCAATCTTGACTATGCACAGGAGTCATCACTCATTATTGATCACTCATCATTCATCTTCACGGTTCCATGATCTGCTGCAATACCGGTAACGTTTTCATCTTTGAAAAATCGGGCATATGAAACATGTAAAACACTTCAACTGCTTCAAGCAACTGACGGCGTTGCAGATAATTCATTGGAATTTCGGTTAACTCATTTGGCTGCATAGCTTTCAATAATTCGCTGATGAGTTTTGCAGATTCCCCTTCTATAAAATAAACGTGCTGCGGATAATGTTCGGCAAAACTTCCTTCCTGCAGATCGAAAATAGTATATCGTTCCGCATCTTCTGTATTCATTTGGAAACCGAAAAAATTAGTAAGATGCAACGAAAAGTACAAAGGGAAATTAGCAGTTACAGCAGACGATGCTTTATCTAATTGCATCAATGCTTCTTCAACAAAATAAAACAGATCAGGATTATTTTCGGGTTGCTTTACACATTTCTGTAACAGTTCCATCATGTAGAGCAGTACACTGTTTTTTATAACATCAGCAAACAACTCTTCATACAAATAACTCCATCGGAATTCCTTTATACGTTGAAGGTTTTTTACATCATGATGATAAACGATTAGCTCGAGAATAGCACCCGGTTGAAAATAATTGGCTTTAGCCCCGCCCTTCTTTGCGTTTGTTCTTACCCCTTGCACAATATAACTCTGCAATCCATACAATTCAGTATAGGCCGATACAATTAAACTTGTTTCGCCATACTTTACTGTTCGTAAAATAACTGCCTTTGTTTTATGGAGCACATTACTCAATCTTCACTTATTTTATAAATACGATCTTGCCTACTTGTTTCTCTGCACCAAATTCATCTTTTGCCAATACCATGTATACTCCGCTTGACACACGTTGGTTTCTATAATCTCTTCCATTCCAAATTGCCTGCCCACCCAATGATCTTGTTTGAAAAACTAACCGTCCATTTAACTCTACAATTTTTACAATAGAATTTTCCGGTAAGCCACGAATCCCAATGTTACCATTGTAACCCGGTGGCACAGGGCTAGGAAACACAATTACTTTATCTGGATTTTCGTTCACATCTGTTGCACCTGCACGATAGCTGCAAATACCATTGAAGGTTGAAAAATATACTTCACCGGTTTTTGGATCAATTGCAATACGAATGATTGCGTTACTCAACAACGGACTGTTTTCTGCAGTAAATCGTTCCAACACTTTTTCTCCATCAGCACTGATTAACCAAACACCATTGCGTGTGCCTACCCATTTGCGGTTGGCAGCATCAACAGCTATTGCCCGGACATCTTCATTCTCGAATAGAAATCCTGCAAAATTATCCTGTTGCACAACCGGCTGAAAAGCTTCACATCCGTTTGTTGTAAATACTTCACCAGGGCATTGAATAATTGCAATGCCTTTATCTGTGCCTAACCAGATAAAACCATCTTTATCCTTCACCATGCAGTTCACTGCATTACTTGGCAGGTTACCGCTGCCTCTTCCGGTTTGAAACCATTTCCAACGATCATCACCAGTGTTATCGATTGACGCTCCATGATTATAAACAAACAGTCCATTTCCCTGCGGCACTTGTATCCATTTCTGATCAGCATCATCAATCAATATTGCACCTACCATATTATCCTGAATTAAAAAAGGCACACGAAACTGTTGCCAGTTTCCGTCTGCTTTTTTTACTAAAAAATTATTAGAGCCGGCGAAATTGCTGACCCATAAATTATTGGCCGCATCAAAAGCCATACCTCCAACACGATAATTATTTGGGTCGCCAACAGCAACATTCAAAGGCGAATTCTGTTTGTAGATCTTGTATTGGGTGGCTGATTTAAATTCTACCAAACCACCACCAAATGATCCCGCATAAATTGTTTCATCTCGTGGATCAATAGCAATACTGATAACATCAAATACCGTATCCATAAAGGATAAATTAGTTCGATTGTAATCTTTCCATTCGTTACCATCAAACGTAAAAAAACCTGTACCGTTGAATTGATAATTCCATGCATCGTTAATACTTCCTCCGGCAACATATAATTTGTTGTTGAAGAAAGACATTTCGCCATCTAGCGGACCATAAGGTGAATTGATGGCATAACGTTCAAATAAACTGCCTTCGGCTTTCAACAATCCTTTTTCAAAATCGGCGATCCATATTTCTGTTCCACTTTTAACGGCATGAAATGGGTAACGCAGTTCGTTGTTATTCTGAACAGTTGCATTTACAACTCCGTTGGTATTCATTGATAATACCCGCCTCTCGTTCCATCCAAAACGTTCTTCGCTGATAAGAATAGCAGCATCACTTACATTCACCGATTCCCATCGCCAGGCATCGTTATAAATGGCTTGCCAATTGAGGCCATTGTTTACATAAATCGTATTGAAGTATTGAACAACAATTGCTGCGTTAATAGTGAATACCTGTTGTATTGCACCTACGGGTAAGCCATTTGTACCACTTACTGTTGTCCAGCTCCTGTAATCATTCAGGTTTGTTGCATTCTGATTTGCAACTTTCAATCCTTCTTCAGTAGCTGCATAAAAACGTGTTGCGTCAGCTGCAAAACCATTCACTTTTACATTTGATCCGTTGTTACCAATAATGAACGTATTGCTGATCTCGTACTTCTCCAGATCAACTACAATTACGCCAAGACCTGTGCTGAGGTAAGCTTTGTTGTTATAAAAGTTGATGTTGTAAATGGTTTTATCACCTGTAACAGTGCTACGGAGTATATCCGGGATATTTATTACATCATTCCGGTACAGCACGTCGAGGTTACTGTTGTTATAAGCGATGAGCAGTTTTTCGCCGGCAGTATAATAATTCAGCGTACGTATCCCCACATCATTCAATCCACTTACTTTACTTATCCTGGTAATTTCTCCATCTTCCCGCCCAACACTGTAAGCACCGAAGTTTGTTGCCACATACACCTTATCATTCGCCAAGGCCACACGTTTGCCCGAACGGTAGTCCATATGCTCACGCCATTGACCAATGGGTGCAAGTTGTGCCAGTGATTTTGAACAACAGACCAGTAAAAGAAAAAAATAAACAAGAGAATGCCTCATCGCTTTCAAATTTAACTGCTTTTCATTCAAGCACATCATTTGGCTGATTTTATGCACTCTTTCCCTGTGGCAAACCAATACAGGTAAGCAATCAAGCCAAATTTTATGCGTTTGTTCAGGCAGAATGGCGTTTCTTTGCGCTGCTTTATTTCAATAAAAACGTATCAGAATAGCATGTGGTATAATCTGGGTAAATGGGTGTTGCGTAACAGGCTTCCTTTAATTATTATTGTTCTCCTTTCAACTGCTGTCATGACTTTTTTTGCATCGAAAGTGCAGCGCAGTTATGATTTTGCAAAAGCTATTCCGCTCGATCATCCAAAATACTTAGAGTACGAAGCATTTAAACAGAAGTTTGGTGAAGATGGGAGTTTGCTGGTAGTTGGTTTTCAAAAGAGCGATTTATTCAAACTTGAATTCTTTCAATCGTTCACTTCCTTACAGAAAGAAATGAAAAAAGTAACGGGCGTTGAAGATGTGTTAAGCATCAGCGCTGCTGTTAACCTGGTGAAAGATTCCGCCACAGAAAAACTAAAGACCACACTTATTTTTCCTGAAACAATTCAGACACAGGAGCAATTAGACAGCTCCAAACAAATACTCTTGAACCTTCCTTTTTATAAAGGACTGTTTTATAACCCTGACAGCAATGTATACATGATCGCTGTGCGCCTTAACAAAGAAGTGTTGAATTCGAAAAAGAGAAATGCTTCCGTTGATGGTATTGTAAAACTTGTCACTGCCTTTGAAGAAAAGCAAAAAGTCACGTTGCATTTGAGTGGCTTGCCACATGTGCGTACTGTGATGAGCACCCGCATTGCCGAAGAGATGCAGTTTTTTCTGTTGGGTTCAGTATTGCTATCAGCCCTTATACTGCTGGTGTTTTTCCGTTCATTCAGTGCCATGTGGTTAAGTATGGCTGTGGTGGTGATTGGTGTTATCTGGAGCCTTGCAACAATTGTGTTCTTTGGCTATAAGATCACCATTTTAAATGCTTTAATCCCGCCATTGATGGTAGTGATCGGTATACCCAACTGTATTTATTTCCTCAATAAGTTTCATACAGAATATAAAAAGACGGGAGATAAACATCAGTCGCTTGTGAACATGATCGGACGCATGGGTATTGTTACTCTCTTCTGTAACATTGCTGCAGCTATTGGTTTCGCTGTGTTTGCATTAACCAAAAGCCAGATCCTGCGTGAGTTTGGTATTGTGGCAGGTATCAATATCATGGTGTTGTTTGTAATTTCTTTTACACTCATTCCAATTGTGTTGAGTTATTTACCACCGCCAAAGCAACGACATGTTCGTTATTTGGAAAACGAGCGTCTCAACCGCTGGCTCATGCGGATTGAAAGCTGGGTGTTCAATCATCCCAAATACATTTATACCGCAACCGCTGTGCTGATCATTGTTTCTGTTCTTGGCGTGATGCGTTTGAAAAGCGTTGGCTACATAGTTGATGATCTTCCGCAAAATGATAAACTTTATGTGGATCTGAAATTCTTTGAAAAACATTTCTCCGGTGTAATGCCTTTGGAAATTGTGGTTGATACAAAACGTAAACAAGGTGTAACACGAAATATAAAAAGTCTTACAAATATTGATTCCCTCGTTTATTATTTACAAAGTCGCCCTGAGATCGGAAAAGCATTGGCGGTAACTGAAGGTTTGAAATTTGCCCGTCAGGCTTATTACGACAGCGACAGTAATATGTACACGGTTCCCAATGAATTTGATCTTGCTTTTCTTGCACCTTATTTACGCATGAAAGGTGACAGCAGCAACAAGAACAACAATTTTGTAAAGCTCGTGGCCAATTTCATGGATAGCACCCAACAAAAAGCACGCATCAGTGTAAACATGGCTGACGTTGGCAGCGACAGCCTTCCGAAAATTCTTGCAGCCGTTCAACAAAAAGCAGAAGAGTTGTTTAACGGTGACAGTCTTGCATATGCAGGATTGATAAACAAAGGCGAAGTAAAACCAGCAGATATTGATTCATCAAAACTCAAACGTACTGCAGATATTCAACTCACAGGAACAAGTATCATCTTTGTTGAAGGCAGCCGCTTTATTATTAATGGATTGAAAGAAAGTATTTTCTGGGCATTCCTGTTGATTGCAATTTGTATGCTCTACCTCTTCCGTTCTTTCAGGATACTTGTTTGCTCTCTCATTCCTAATATCATTCCGTTGGTTATTACGGCTGGCGTGATGGGCTGGGTTGGCATTCCATTAAAACCGAGTACGGTATTAGTTTTCAGCGTTGCTTTGGGTATTGCCATTGATGTAACCATACGTTTCTTAATCAACTACAAACAGGAACTTCCTCTGCATAAACATGACGTTAAGGAAACGGTGAAACAAACCATTCGCCAAACCGGTATCAGTATTATTTATACTTCACTGGTATTGGTAGCCGGCTTTATTATTTTCTGTTTCTCCGGTTTTGGGGGTACTAAGGCACTGGGCTGGCTAACCTCACTTACCTTACTGGTTGCCATGATCACAAACCTTGTACTATTACCGGTTCTATTGATCACTACAAGTAAAAAAGTGACATACCGTTCATAAAAAAACATTGTAAAAAAGCAGCATCAGCGTAATTTTTCTGTCTTCCTTTAACAAATCTTAACATTAGCTGTTACATTTGACGTCTCCTTACGTAAAAAAGGCTCTAGCTGATTGATTGCACCCCCAATTTTGGATTTAACTTTCATTAATAAACCTAAATCGAGTATGAGAAAACTTGTAAGTATGACGTTCGTGCTATTACTCTGCATGATGCAGGCAGTTGCACAAGAAAAAACTGTTACAGGAAAAGTAACAGACGAAAAAGACGGCACACCATTATCTGGTGTTTCGGTGACAGTTAAAGGCTCCTCCATCGGGACAACTACCGCTGTTGACGGAACTTTTCGATTAAGTATCCCCTCTAGCGCAAGAACATTAGTATTTTCTTTTGTAAACTATGCCGCAGTTGAGATGAATGTGGCAAACAGAAGCACTTTTACCGTTTCTTTATCATCTACCGATAAAGATTTGCAGGAAGTAGTAGTAGTTGCTTATGGCACGAAAAAGAAAAGTGACCTTACAGGATCAGTTGCTACAGTAAAAGCCGCGGACATTGAGAACAAACCATTCAGCTCTGTAGACAAAATTCTTCAGGGCGGTGTACCAGGTTTGCAATCTGTTGCTGCTTCTGGTCAACCAGGTGCTGCGCAAAACATCCTCATTCGTGGGGCAAGTTCTATTACAGCAAGCACTGCTCCCCTTTGGGTTATTGACGGTATTCCTATTAACAGTGGCGATGCATCACGTTTACAAACAACTGCCAATTTGTTAAGCACATTAAACCCAAATGATATTGAGACTATCACAGTCTTAAAAGATGCGGCATCTCAATCAATTTATGGTAGTCGTGCGGCAAATGGAGTAATCCTTGTTACAACAAAAAAGGGTAAAGCAGGTAAAACTGTATTCCGTTTTGATACAGAATTTGGCGTAAACTCAGTGGCTTACGAGAATGATCGTTACCGCCCTCTTACTTCGGCAGAATACTTTACGATTACAACTGAAGGGTTGGTAAACGCAGGTGCAAGCCAGGCAACTATCAATAGTACATTAGCAGGCTTAGGTTTTGGTAATGGTAACGACTTTAACTGGAAAAAAGGTATCACAAACGAAAATGCTGCTCAACAACAATACAATCTTAGTGTGCAAGGTGGTAACGAACGTACGACGTTCTTCCTTTCTGGTGGTCATTTCATCCAGGAGGGAACTACTGTCAACTCTAAATTCAAGCGTACTACCGGCAACTTTAAGCTAACCCATAAGGCAACCGATAAGTTAACAATCATTGCAAACCTGAATGGTGGTTTTGTTAACCAACGTGCTCCTCTCGCTGGTGGTGCATTTGGTAATCCAGTGCTTTCGTCATTCTTCCTGTTACCATCAAGAAGTGCATATAACACTGATGGTACATGGAATTACAACCTTGGTGGTTTACATAACACTATTGCACTTACAGAACTCGACAAGCGTTTTCTCAGGGAAATAAGCATGAGGGGTGGTTTGAGCGCAGAATATAAAATTCTTAAAAACCTTCGCTTCAAAACCAGCTATGGCGGCGATCTCAACTTCCTCGAAGAAGATCAATATAACAATCCGTTCCATGGTGATGGTTTGGCATCAAATGGTCGTGCATTTTCATATTATACCCGTTATTACAACTGGGTTTGGACGAATACACTTGATTTAGATCAAAAAATTACACGCAACGGTGATCTATCATTAAATGCACAGATTGGTTATGAGAGTCAAAAGTCTAATGGCTATTTCTCGTCTTTGCAATCGCAGGATTACCCACCAACGTTGTTGTTAACTTATCCGGCAGCGGGTGCGAGACCAACTACTGCAAGCGCCACTATCTCTGATTATTCGTTCAATTCACAATTTGGATCGGTAGCATTAAACTACCAAGATCGCTTTGTTGTATCAGGAAGTTTGAGGAGAGATGGTTCTTCACGTTTCGGTGCAAAAAACAAATTTGGTGTTTTCTATTCAATAGGTGGTACATGGAATGTGGACAAAGAAGCATTTATGCAGAATGTGGAGTTTGTAAATCAGTTAAAACTCCGTGCATCTTATGGTGTTAACGGTAATGCTGGTATTGGTAACTACGACTGGTTGCCTTTATATGGTTATGGCGCTAACTACAACCAACAGCCTGGTAGCTTCCCTTCTAATGTGGGAGATTCCAGTTTGACATGGGAATTGAATAAACCATTTAACGTGGGTATTGATTTCAGTATCTTAAAGAATCGTGTAAGCGTAAGTGTTGACTACTACACACGTAAATCTGAAGATCTTTTGTTGAATGTACCATTGTCACGTACAACAGGTTTCTCGTCAGCTACCAGAAACATTGGTGAAATGGAGAATAAAGGTGTGGAAGTTGATATCAAAACAATTCCTGTTTTAACGAAAGATTTTACCTGGAATCTCGATTTGAATTTCGCACACAACCAAAATAGGATCACAAGTTTACCTGGTGGACAGGATATTGCTGATGGTAATTTCATTATTCGCCAAGGTGTTGCATACAGAACTTTCTTCCTGCGTGAATATGCAGGTGTAGATCCAGCAAATGGAGATCCTCTTTGGTACACAGACGCTACTCGTAAAACCACAACAAATGTTTATCCGGGTGCAGGCGCCCGTATTTTACAAGGGAATGCATTACCTAAATTCTTTGGTGGTTTAACCAACACGTTTACTTACAAAAACTTCTCACTTGATGTACAGTTGTACTACAACTTTGGGAACTTTGTATACGACACTTGGGGAAGCTATTATGTAGGTGCAGGTTTTGGTGCAACCTTCAATAAGGTTTCAAGAGTATTAAACCGTTGGCAGAAGCCTGGCGATGTTACGGACATCCCCAAATATATCTACAACGGAAATAAAAATTTCCAAGGCGGTTCTTCCTTCTATCTGAATAGCGGCGATTTCGTTCGTGTTCGTAATCTTCAGTTAGCTTATACGCTGCCAAAAACTGTTGTTTCAAAAATTAAATTGACAGGAGCGCAGTTTTATTTCAGAGGTACCAATCTGTTTACTTGGGTTAAAGACAAAAATCTGCCTTTCGATCCTGAACAAGGTACCGGCAGCGCAACCAACCTGCAGGTGTTTATTCCTAAAACAATTACTGCGGGCTTAAATATTACTTTCTAAAATTTAATATTCGATTTATTATGATACGATCAATAAAAAATAAACTGTTTTTGCTTCTTGTAGCTGCTGTCGCATTTACATCATGCAAAAAATCGTTTTTGGAACTTAACCCCCCAACCTCGTTAACGCCAGGGCAGGCATTAGCTACAGAAGCGGATTTGCAAGTTGCTTTAAGAGGCGCTTATGCTGGATTGCGTGGTGTAGATTATTTCGGACGCACTGTTCCAATTCTTGGCGATATTATGGCTGACAACACTTATCAGCATGCTGTTAATACCAATCGCTATACACTCTTTAACAACTACTCATTTGTTGTTACTGATGGTAATGCTTTGGGCCTATGGACAAGTGCTTATTCTGTCATTCTCCGTGCGAATAATATTATTAATTCGCCCGTAGCAAGTAACGCTAACGTCAATCAATACAAAGGTGAAGCATATGCACTGAGAGCGCTCTCATATTTTACATTGGTGCGCTATTTCAGCAAGCCTTTTACCGATGCTCCCGATAGTCACGGCGTACCTTTAGTTACGACTTATAATCCTGATGATAAACCAGGACGTGCTACTGTTGCCCAAGTATATGCTTTGATCTTAAGTGATCTTACGCAGGCTTATACATTAATGACCAAGTACACCAACTCGTCACAGTTCAGCAAATATGCTGCAAAAGGTTTGGAAGCAAAAGTTCATATGACAATGGGAACTAAGGCAGCGGCATTAACTGCGGCGTTAGATGTGATAAATAATGGTGGTTTTGGTTCTTTAACTGCAGCTAACCATGCCGCTTATTGGACAAGCCCTGCTATTAGAACTGACAAGCTTGAAACTTTATTTGAAGTTTCCTCTGATGCAGTAGGCAATCTTTCATTCGATGCTCTCTCGTATCTCTACAGTCAAGCAGGTAACTACGGCGACTTAGTTGTAGCCGATGATTTATATGCATTATTTGGTGCCGCTGATGTACGTAAAGCTTTGTACCCTGTTGTGCCGCGTCCAGCTGCCGGAGCCTCTATTCCTACTGTGAACAAATACCCTGCTATTACTGGTGATTTAAGTGAAACAAAAGTATTACGCTTAAGCGAAATGTATTTAATTGCCGCAGAAGCATCGTTACCTGCCAATGAAGTAAATGCATTGACTTATGTAAACTATATCACTAGTCGTCGTGGAGCTGATGCGATCGCATCAACCGGCAATCAATTATTTGAAGACATTATTACCGAAAGAAGAAAAGAACTTGCTTTTGAAGGTGACCGTTACATGGATTTACAGCGTTTGAAACGTACTGTTTCCCGTAGCACAAACTATCCAGCTGCAGCAAGAACTATTGACTACACAAATTTCAGAAGGATTTTGCCAATCCCACAATCTGAAACTGATGCAAACCCTACTATTAAAGCACAACAAAATTCAGGTTATAACTAATAATTTTTCCTGTATTGAATAAATAAAGCCGGTTTTAAACCGGCTTTATTTATTCTTTCCTATTTCTTCATTACTTAGTAGGCTACTATTATAAACATGAATTTATTGGCTAAATCAATTACTCTTACCTCAACACCTCTTCCAACTTCTTCTCCAAATCACTCCCTCTCAAATTATCTGCAATAATTTTTCCTGTTGGGTCAAGTAATACATTGTAAGGAATTCCATTGAAACCATACAAACCGACAGCTTCACTATCCCAGAATTTTAAATCGCTGATATGTGTCCAGGTAAGACCATCTTTTTTAATGGCTTCTAACCAGGCATCCTTCGTTTTATCTAACGAAACACCAAGTATCGTAAAGTTTTTATTCTTATATTTATTATAAGCTGCTACTACATTTGGATTTTCGCCACGACAAGGGCCACACCAGCTTGCCCAGAAATCAACCAACACATACTTACCTTTTAAACTACTCAATGAAAAATTATTTCCATTTACATCAGGCATGGTAATATCAGGAGCCATTGTACCAATAGCTGGTGTATTTTGTTTTGGTGCCTGTGGTGCTGAAGCTACACTTTCACGATATTGTTTCACTACGGTTTGAATACCTGTATGCTTCGGAAAACGCTTCAGCAAATTGTTATACATCGCTTCGTTTTCCGTTGCATCTGTTCCTGTATTGATCGATGTGGCGAACATACTTACCATCGGACTTTTGTCTTCCATGGCAACTTTTTTTACATAAGTTTTGAAAGCTGTAACCATGTTTGTCATAGCCGCTTGCTGCACATTACGAAGACTATCGCCCTGAATTACATTCTGCAATTCGTATTGCATGCTGCCCAGCTTTTGTTGTGTGGCTGAGAGTGAATCAACAAACTCACGTAAGCGTTCACTTGCAGGAGAACCTTTGTAACTCAACTTGCGGATATCATTCCAATCACCTGTAATGGTAATATCAGATTTGTCATTGATCACAAAAAACAATGGTCCGTTTTCAATCTGCGGGAAACGTAATTGCAACAATGATTCTTCTGCTGCTTTTCCTTTCAATGAGAATTTACCGCCGTTCAATGTAATACTATCCAACACCTGCGGTGGCATGTTATCGAATGATATTTGTTCAAGGTAAACAACAGTAGCCGGTGCATTCTTCACTTCACCACTTACCGTAAAATTTTTACTTCCATTGTTTTCACATGCTGCAGCCGAAAAGGCAATCAATGCAATGATTCCAATTTTTTTCATGTTCATTATTTAGTTCGCTAATTTTTCTGTTACTAATTGATTCAGCAGCTTTGGATCGGCTTTACCTTTTGATTTCTTCATCACTTCACCAACAAACAAACCAATCAACCCTTTCTTTCCTTTCTTATACTCGGTTACTTTCTCAGGCATATTGTTCAACACTTCATCGATCAACTTTTGCAACGCATCTTCATTACGTTCCTGGATTAGGTTCAACTGTTGTGCCAGTTCCAAGGCAGTTGTTCCATTGGATTGCAACATAGCAGGGAATAATTTCTGTGCTGCCATCGTATGACTCACTTTCCCATCTTCCACCAATTGAATGATCGATACAAGTTGTGCAGGTTTGATCGAAAGACTGCTGATCTCTTTTCCTTCTTCATTCAATACCGATTTCACCGGACCAAGCAACCAGTTGGCAATTTGCTTATATGATGTTGTTTCAGCTGCAGCAGCTTCAAAATAATCGGCCAGCTCTTTATCATCAGTTAACAATGCAGCATCATATTCAGGCAATGCATATTGTTGAATAAACCGTTGCTTCTTTTGTTCGCTCAGCTCAGGCAATGCCGCTTTAATAGCATTGATGAATTCATCTGTAATTACAAACGGGGGCAGATCAGGATCAGCCATGTAACGGTAATCATCTGCATCTTCTTTAGTACGGATAGCAAATGTTGTTTCTGTATCAGGATTAAAGCCTCTCGTTTGCTGAACGATCATTTCACCTTTTTCTTTCATGTCGATCATCCGCATTACTTCATGATCAATTGCTTTTTTCAGAAATCGTATCGAGTTGAGATTTTTGATCTCCACTTTTGTTCCAAGCTTCTTCTCTCCTTTCAAACGGATTGAAATATTTGCATCGCAACGCAAACTGCCTTCTTCCATATTACCATCACACACGTTTAATGTGCGAACAAGTTTACGTACCTCAGTAACATATGCTGCTGCTTCATCGCCACTATGCAGATCGGGTTCTGTTACAATTTCAATTAACGGTACACCTGCACGGTTATAGTCAACAACAGAATAATTTTCTTCCTGGTCGTGCATACTCTTGCCCGCATCTTCTTCCATGTGTATGCGGTTGAGTTGAATGTTCCGTTCTCCATCATCCGTTTTGATCTTCACAAACCCGCCAACACAAACAGGTGTGGTATGTTGCGATAGTTGATAGCCTTTCGGCAGATCGGGGTAGAAATAATGCTTGCGTGCAAAATAGTTTTTACGTTCAATTGCACAATTACAGGCAAGCCCCATACGCACTGCCAGTTCAATAGCTTCTTTATTCAACTTGGGTAATGTGCCGGGATGAGCCAATGTAATGGGACTGATGTGTGTGTTTGGTTCAGAACCAAAACCTGCACTATCGCCACAAAACAATTTGCTTTTGGTGAGCAATTGGGCATGTACTTCCAGTCCTATGACTGCTTCATATTTATCACTGTAATTCGACATAAAGTTTATTTTCAACTCTTTTTGCCTCGACTAGCCGATCGACAAAAAGCCAACCCTTCGACTACTCTATGGGTAGCCCTTGGTTTGGGTTGGCAAAAATACCCGTTTTACCCCGAAGCATCTGTGAGTAAGCTCACAAAAAAGTCCCCCGGTTGACCGGGGGACGAACTAAATCAGAATATTTATCGAAAACTTAGAGATCTGCCTTGTTGAGTTTCTTTGGGATCTTCACTTCAACGGTAACGGGTTTGCCTGCACGTAAAACTTTCACTGTCCAGAGGTTTTGCTCATTATTAGCACGCAATGCTTCTCGGGCTTCAGCCACATTTTTCACTGCTTTACCATTCACTTCTGTGATCACATCATCTTTCTGTAAACCGCTTTTTGCTGACGGTGAATCTGCTTCCACTTCCAATACTTTCACACCATTTCCT
The DNA window shown above is from Lacibacter sp. H375 and carries:
- a CDS encoding SusC/RagA family TonB-linked outer membrane protein, with the protein product MRKLVSMTFVLLLCMMQAVAQEKTVTGKVTDEKDGTPLSGVSVTVKGSSIGTTTAVDGTFRLSIPSSARTLVFSFVNYAAVEMNVANRSTFTVSLSSTDKDLQEVVVVAYGTKKKSDLTGSVATVKAADIENKPFSSVDKILQGGVPGLQSVAASGQPGAAQNILIRGASSITASTAPLWVIDGIPINSGDASRLQTTANLLSTLNPNDIETITVLKDAASQSIYGSRAANGVILVTTKKGKAGKTVFRFDTEFGVNSVAYENDRYRPLTSAEYFTITTEGLVNAGASQATINSTLAGLGFGNGNDFNWKKGITNENAAQQQYNLSVQGGNERTTFFLSGGHFIQEGTTVNSKFKRTTGNFKLTHKATDKLTIIANLNGGFVNQRAPLAGGAFGNPVLSSFFLLPSRSAYNTDGTWNYNLGGLHNTIALTELDKRFLREISMRGGLSAEYKILKNLRFKTSYGGDLNFLEEDQYNNPFHGDGLASNGRAFSYYTRYYNWVWTNTLDLDQKITRNGDLSLNAQIGYESQKSNGYFSSLQSQDYPPTLLLTYPAAGARPTTASATISDYSFNSQFGSVALNYQDRFVVSGSLRRDGSSRFGAKNKFGVFYSIGGTWNVDKEAFMQNVEFVNQLKLRASYGVNGNAGIGNYDWLPLYGYGANYNQQPGSFPSNVGDSSLTWELNKPFNVGIDFSILKNRVSVSVDYYTRKSEDLLLNVPLSRTTGFSSATRNIGEMENKGVEVDIKTIPVLTKDFTWNLDLNFAHNQNRITSLPGGQDIADGNFIIRQGVAYRTFFLREYAGVDPANGDPLWYTDATRKTTTNVYPGAGARILQGNALPKFFGGLTNTFTYKNFSLDVQLYYNFGNFVYDTWGSYYVGAGFGATFNKVSRVLNRWQKPGDVTDIPKYIYNGNKNFQGGSSFYLNSGDFVRVRNLQLAYTLPKTVVSKIKLTGAQFYFRGTNLFTWVKDKNLPFDPEQGTGSATNLQVFIPKTITAGLNITF
- a CDS encoding RagB/SusD family nutrient uptake outer membrane protein, which encodes MIRSIKNKLFLLLVAAVAFTSCKKSFLELNPPTSLTPGQALATEADLQVALRGAYAGLRGVDYFGRTVPILGDIMADNTYQHAVNTNRYTLFNNYSFVVTDGNALGLWTSAYSVILRANNIINSPVASNANVNQYKGEAYALRALSYFTLVRYFSKPFTDAPDSHGVPLVTTYNPDDKPGRATVAQVYALILSDLTQAYTLMTKYTNSSQFSKYAAKGLEAKVHMTMGTKAAALTAALDVINNGGFGSLTAANHAAYWTSPAIRTDKLETLFEVSSDAVGNLSFDALSYLYSQAGNYGDLVVADDLYALFGAADVRKALYPVVPRPAAGASIPTVNKYPAITGDLSETKVLRLSEMYLIAAEASLPANEVNALTYVNYITSRRGADAIASTGNQLFEDIITERRKELAFEGDRYMDLQRLKRTVSRSTNYPAAARTIDYTNFRRILPIPQSETDANPTIKAQQNSGYN
- a CDS encoding TlpA disulfide reductase family protein, with protein sequence MKKIGIIALIAFSAAACENNGSKNFTVSGEVKNAPATVVYLEQISFDNMPPQVLDSITLNGGKFSLKGKAAEESLLQLRFPQIENGPLFFVINDKSDITITGDWNDIRKLSYKGSPASERLREFVDSLSATQQKLGSMQYELQNVIQGDSLRNVQQAAMTNMVTAFKTYVKKVAMEDKSPMVSMFATSINTGTDATENEAMYNNLLKRFPKHTGIQTVVKQYRESVASAPQAPKQNTPAIGTMAPDITMPDVNGNNFSLSSLKGKYVLVDFWASWCGPCRGENPNVVAAYNKYKNKNFTILGVSLDKTKDAWLEAIKKDGLTWTHISDLKFWDSEAVGLYGFNGIPYNVLLDPTGKIIADNLRGSDLEKKLEEVLR